DNA from Bacteroidota bacterium:
GCAGTATCACCATGAAAGTGGATAACAATACCGCCATGCAGATTTCCGCTCCTGCCAAAGCTCCCAACCATCATGCCATTGCCTGTTTCCTGAAGATATTTATATGCTTTTGTAAAAACCTGCTTAGGATGGCGAAACGGCAGCCGCGATTTGCGTCGGCGGTACATAAATTCATGGATTACGCCCAATTGGTTCGCTTCTTCGTGTGAAGATATTTGCTGGGCATATATTTTGTGCCTGACCGTTCTTTTTATCGCTCTTAGTGTGCTTTCAGAAACATCAAGTTCAATTTCTTCAATGCTTCTGGTGAGGTCTATCCGTAGGGAAAAGTAAATTTCCCGGTTGTTTTTCTTAATAACCGCCTTGCATTCCTGAGCAATTTGCTTTTGAATTGCCCTTGAGACATCTCCTTCATGCAAACCCAGCTGTATGGTTAGTTGCCCGAATTTCTTTTCATTATAATAATTTCGGATGGCAGTCACACAATCGGCAATCAGGCTGCTATCGGTAACAACGGGACCAAATTGAATCTGTGCCGTATGATGATGCTCAACAATAAAGGCATAGATTACGAGCTTGCCCGCATCGTACCCCAAAAAATAGCAGGGATGGTGATTGGACTGAAAGATACTTGTCCAGTGAGGGTGCTGGTATATGTATGCACTATTCACCTCGTCAAACAGGTTTTCGATTTTTTGCTCCTGCCTGCCGGTGAGTTCATATAGGAATTTGTATTCCATAATTATTTCTGTTTATTTAAATCTGTATCGCATGTCTACAGTTCTTTAAGTATTCCGGCTAATTTTAACGCCTGATTCTCTCTTGAATACTTTTGAATCTCACTAATAGAGCCATTAAAAATTGATTTTTTTTGTGTGATAAAATCAGAAACGAGCCGGTCAAGTAGATTAAATACGTCAGCGGAGTTGTTACAGATAAATCCGGCGTTGGTTCTGATAATCAGGTCGGCAAGAACATCATTATCTGACGGACACAGCAGCACAGCCCTCTTGCACGCAAGATACTCGAATATTTTACTCGAGTGGGTGCCTTTAATATCATTATGAGCCACCATAAGCAGCAGATGTGATTTAAGCTGCATGCTAATCACTTCCTTTTTAGGTAAGCGGTCAAAAATTTCATAGTTTTCTTCAAATCCCAACATTGCCTTTTTCACTTCGAGGGTCCGCTTAGGATCAATGAGTAGTCCCGGAAATCGGATCTTCAGCGTTGCCCGACCTTCATATTTATTAATCACCTTTATGAACCCTTCGAGAAAAACCTCCACTGCCTGTGTAGGGTAAAGGGTACCATTATAGATTACTGAAAATTCAGGGAAGCGTTCCACAGAATCAGCATCGGGATAATCTGCCGGATCGAATCCATTCATTATTACGTGACCCTTTTTTGCAGTAAACTGTGAAATACTCTCCATCCACATCTCTGACACCGAAAGTAGTGTAGACGCGCTTCCTGTCCATTTTTTTTCATTTTTACTTTCAATCGTTAGAACCCATTTCCTTATGCCGCTTGCATTACGATTCCACTGGCTGGTGGTCCATTCATCCCTGTAATCTGCCACCCAGGGAATATGAAATCGTTTGTTTAGTAAATAACAGAATTTGAACAGTATATATGGCTTCCCTGAAGCGAGCATCAGACGAATGTCTGGATCATTATTAATCAGTTTTTTTGAAAAGGAATAGAAATTTCGGAATGGAATAACCGTATTTGTAACATTCTGAAATATTAATTCAATAAGGCTCAGTGTCTTTCGTAAAACATTAAACTTTGATTCGCCAAATTTTACATACAAAGAATCCCTCAGATTTCCACGGTAAGGGAGGTAATAAACTTCATGAGTATCGTATTTTTCGTGCACTATTCCTTTACTTGTGGGTTTTGCCATCTCGCGAAAACTGGAACTTTCATTTTCCCACTTACGTGTAACTATAACAGGATAAAAACCAAACCGGTGAAGATATTTGGCCCATGATGCAATGCGGTAACTTCCGGCAAAATTGCCGGGAGGGAAAAAATAGGTCATTATCAGTATTTTCGTCATGATTCCATGTATTAATCGCCAGAATTAAGATATCTGTCAATAACGGTCATAATCCTTTCAGCGGTATGCCCGTCCCATAATTGTGGAATCCTGCCTTTAACCTCATTGCCGCTGAGTATCTGCAATGCGATATTCAGAACATTGGCCAGGTTGGTGCCAGCAAGATGGTTTGTCCCTACTGTAACAGTAACCGGCCGCTCGGTATTATCACGTACTGTAATGCACTGCACTCCAAGAAAAGTGCTTTCTTCCTGAATGCCACCGCTGTCAGTAATCACAAGACAACTATCCTTTACAAGTGCCATAAAATCAAAATAGCCCAATGGATTAGAAATGATTATTTCGGGAGACATCAACTGCATCAGGCCGAACTTCTCAATATTATGCCTGGTTCGGGGATGAACAGGAAAAACCACCTTCTTTTGCTTACTGATTTCATTCAGAAATTCGACCAAATGATTCAGGTCTTCACGTGAATCAACATTAGAAGGTCTGTGAAACGTAACGGCAATATAATTCTTTGGTGTCAGGTGCAGGTCACTTAATACCTCCGACGCCTCAATTTTTGGCAAGGAATGGACAAGTGTATCAATCATAATATTTCCGGTAAAAAAGACCTTATCTGACGTTGCGCCTTCTTTCATCAAGTTTTCCATACCAGACGGTTCGGAAACGAGCAATAGCCCGGAAATCGCATCTGTAACCAGCCTGTTTATCTCTTCCGGCATGGAGCGGTCGAAGCTGCGCAGACCTGCTTCGACATGTGCAACAGGTATATGTAATTTTACGGCAGCAAGGGTACATGCCATTGTAGAATTTACATCTCCATAAACAATAACGAGTTTTGGTTTTGCTTCATTAAGTACCTTTTCAAATGCCAACATGATACGTGCGGTTTGCTCGGCATGAGAGCCATCTCCTACTTCAAGAAAAAAAGCGGGCTTGGGCATTTCCAGTTCCGTAAAAAACACTTCAGACATGTTGTAATCATAATGCTGCCCTGTGTGGCACAGCAGGTGCTGAATGCGGGGATCGTACTTTAACGATTCTCTGAGCAAAGGAGCTGCTTTAATGAAATTTGGA
Protein-coding regions in this window:
- the wecB gene encoding UDP-N-acetylglucosamine 2-epimerase (non-hydrolyzing), which produces MYKNSFTIISVVGTRPNFIKAAPLLRESLKYDPRIQHLLCHTGQHYDYNMSEVFFTELEMPKPAFFLEVGDGSHAEQTARIMLAFEKVLNEAKPKLVIVYGDVNSTMACTLAAVKLHIPVAHVEAGLRSFDRSMPEEINRLVTDAISGLLLVSEPSGMENLMKEGATSDKVFFTGNIMIDTLVHSLPKIEASEVLSDLHLTPKNYIAVTFHRPSNVDSREDLNHLVEFLNEISKQKKVVFPVHPRTRHNIEKFGLMQLMSPEIIISNPLGYFDFMALVKDSCLVITDSGGIQEESTFLGVQCITVRDNTERPVTVTVGTNHLAGTNLANVLNIALQILSGNEVKGRIPQLWDGHTAERIMTVIDRYLNSGD